Within the Catalinimonas niigatensis genome, the region ATCCCGCTTGTGCCAATGTATGTCCGGCTGATGCCATTGCAAAAGATAGTAATGGCGTAGTCCATTCAGCCAACACATCCCGCTGTATTGGTTGCTCCAACTGCGTTCTGGCCTGTCCCTTTGGTGTGCCAAAGAAGATGGAAGAAGCCGAGCTCATGATGAAGTGTAATCTTTGTTACGACCGAACCAGTGTCGGTAAAAAACCCATGTGTGCCACTGTCTGTCCTAGTGGTGCTTTATATTTCGGAACCCGGGAAGAGATGCGTAAAATGCGTCCGAATAGTGATCCGGTCAATACTTTTAAGTTTGGTGCGCAAACAGTTAATACTAAAGTGAACGTAATGATGCCTAAAGGAAGTACGGAACTAAGAGTACATTAATTAACAGAGGATTCTATCATGGCATACGAACCAAAAGAAGAAAATCCACCCAACTGGAAGCGAGACTTTCCCATCCGGCAGGATGAAGCAACCCATATTTCACGCCGTGAATTTGCCAAGTTCCTTTGCCTGCTTTCCGGAGGGCTGGCGCTGGGTAATGGCTATGTGGTACTAAGTTCCTTTGCCTTCCCGGATAAGGAGTTGGAAGGGGAACATTTTGTATGCAACACATCTGATGTGCCGGTTGGCGGCATGACGATGTTTGCTATTCAAGGCACCAGAGAAATTCCCTATATCTTAATCCATTTATCAGAGGGAGAATGGCGTGCTTTTGAACAAAAGTGCACGCATCTTTCCTGCGCAGTGGTGTATCGCGATGAGGTAAAAAAAATTGAATGCCCCTGCCACAACGGATGGTTTAGTGCCGATACCGGAGAAGTATTGCAAGGTCCTCCTCCCCGCAGCCTGCCACAGTTAAGTGTGGTAGTGCGGGATGAAAAAGTGTATGTCACTGCTTTTAATGATACTGTAAGCTGATCCAGGAAAATTATGAGTGATTTTAGAGAAGCCCAAGATCAGGCGCACCCTAATAAAACCAATACCCTCATGCTGGGTATCATCATGCTGTTAATCGGTATTCTGAGCATTCAGATATGGCTGCTTTACAGTGCCCTTAACAATGCCCTGGATGAAAACGAAGACATCGCTATCGCTGCTTTTGTTGGTTCTCTGATCCTCTTTTTTACCGGTTTGTGGCTACTCAAATATCTGCCTGATACCAGAAGAAGGGTCAATGAAGAAGAACAGACTGGAAGTAAATACCAATAGATAGTAAGCAAACCTTGTACGGCAAACAGTTAAGAGCAAAAACATTTAACTCAAGTTTCCAGAGGTGCCAATCGTGAGAAGAAAAGCAGTCTCTTCTATGGCCTCTACACTATGCCGAATATGCGGTTGCAGCGTAAGCATTTCCCCTTTGTTGAGCACCTGTGATTCTTTTTCTGTGGAGAATTTTAGCTGACCTTCAATAACTTGTACGCTAATAGGGCCATTGGCCTGATGTGTTTTGATTTCCGTTCCGGCTTTCATCGTATTCAGCACGATACGCATGGCATCTGCTTTATAAAGCGTTTTGGCACTGCGGCCACTTTTTTCCCAGCTTCCTTCCTGCTTCATCTGCTGAATTAAAGACGGAAAATTATATGTAAGCAGAGGACTATTAGGTTGATCAGATGATTCCTGATTACTATTTTGGACTTCTCTTTTCATGAGGGTTATCTTTAAATAAGATTAAGAATTGAAAACAAATGGCTAAAGATATGTTAAACATTCCGACATAAAGAAATTGACTTTATGTCGGAATGTATTCATAAGCTGATCGAGATCAAATGATAGATATTTCATTTTTACTCAGTAATCTCAGCAGAAGGACCAAAGAACTCAAAATGTATGCGTTTCTCAGGTACTCCCCATGCTGTGAGCGAATGATACAGATTTTTCATGAAGGCTTTTGGTCCGCAGAAATAAAAGTCAGCTTCCTTGCCAGGCAGCAATTGCTGAATCAGATCAAGACTGATCAAACCCTTTGCATCATAGTCTTTTCCCAGCACATCTTTAGGACCGGGTCTTTCATAGCAGATGTACGTATGGATATGTCCATGCTGCTTTTCAAGGCTCTTAATATGCTCCTTAAACGCATGTTCTTTTCCATTTCTTGTGCCGTGAATATACCATACAGGACGATTTGCTCCTTCTGTAACCAATGTATTCAACATACTCATCAATGGAGTCTGCCCTACTCCGCCACTGATCAGTACTACCGGCAAAGAAGTCTCTGTATTCAGGAAGAAGTTTCCGGTGGGTATGTGGACAGGCACTACTGAGCCTTCCTGTAGATGGTCATGAAAATAGTTGGAGGCTACGCCCATTGGAAATTCCTCAGGATCAATCGCTCCAGGCTCCCGTTTGATACTGACTCTGTAGTAATCTTTATCCGCTGCATCTGACAAACTGTAGTTGCGCAATACGGTATGATCAAGACCAGGAATCTTCAGTTTGAAGGTAATGTATTGTCCTGGCTTGAAACCAGCAATCGCTTTGCCATCTTCGGGTGTAAGGTAAAAGGAAGTAACCATACTGCTTTCCTTCACTTTGCGGCTGATGACAAAATTACGGAAGCCTTCCCAACCTCCTTTTTGCGTAGCGCCATCATGGTAGATTTTTTTCTCCCGATTAATAAATACATTAGCAAGAAACTGATAAGCTTCCCCCCAGGCTTCTATGACCTCATCCGTAGCAGCATCGCCCAGTACATCTTCTATGGCTTGCAGCAGATACTTACCTACAACAGGATATTGTTCAGGACGAATCTCGAGTCCCACATGCTTCTGGGCAACACGCTCCACCAAAGGTGTTAAGGCTTCGGGATTTTCTACATGTAAAGCATACTGGTAAATGGCATCTGCCAGACTTCTTGCCTGCATACCAGTAGCCTGATGGCTCATGTTGAAAACATTTTTTAACTCTGGATGATGTTTAAAAAGTAAGCTATACATTCTGTCGGTGATGGCAGGGCCATGCGCTTTAAGTGCAGGGGTAGTCGCTTTGATGATTTGAACCGTGCTGGTAGATAGCATAATGATGCTGTTTTTAAATTAAAAATATAAAAAGGTATTTTTATCCTTTATTACCCCTCAACGTATAAAAAAGTTTCAAATACTGTAGCATATTTACCTTCCTATGGAATATAATTACTACCGCACTGAAATTTATACTCTGTCTAATAAAAGACATATTTATCTTTTTATCTTAAATATTCCTCTTTATCTTTACTTTCGCAGCTCATTTGTAAATCAGAAAAATTTCTCCTTATGTTCTCCAAAGCTTGTGAATACGGCATCAGGGCGGTTATCTACATTTGGTCTCAAAGCAAGAATGGGAAAAAGACCGGTATCAAGGATATTTGCAAGGAAATAGATGCTCCCGAATTCTTTACAGCCAAGGTTTTGCAAATGCTGAGCCGACTGCACTTGATCAGTTCCACCAAAGGACCCAACGGGGGCTTCTTTATGGATGAAGATCAGGAGAATATCAGGCTCATTGATATTGTGACTGCCATAGATGGGGATCAGCTTTTTACAGGTTGCGGTTTAGGCTTAAAAGTCTGTTCCGAAAGCAATCCCTGCCCTATCCATGATTCTTTCAAATCCATCAGAGATCAGATCAGGGAAATGTTGAGCCAGACTACCGTCCGTGTGCTGGCTGATGATTTGGATAGCGGTAAGGTCTTCTTAAAGCGAATGGTTATAAAATGATTTTCAACTCATTTTTTAACGAACAATTTCAACTACAATGGAAACGAAACCTATCAAAAGAAATATAGACCTACAGCCCATCAGCCGTGACCACCATCACAGTCTGCTTTTATGCTGGAAAATCAGAAAAGGTTTGCGTAAACAGGTGGAGGTAGAGCGCATAAAAAAATATGCAGACTGGTTTTTTGAAAATCATATACAGCCTCATTTTGAAATAGAAGAAACCTATGTTTTTCCTATTCTTGGAGATGATAACGAGCGGGTAAAGAAAGCCCTTTCAGAGCATAGAAGGCTGAAAAGATTGTTTGAGGACAAGGATGAACTAGAAAAATCATTGAGTCGTATAGAAGAAGAACTGGAAGCCCATATCCGCTTTGAAGAACGAAGCCTGTTCAATGAAATTCAGGAAGTAGCTACTGAAGAACAATTGAAACAGGTAAGTACTCACCATCACGACAGCAAGTTTCAGGAGAATACAGAGGATGAGTTTTGGAAATGAAAGGCATATGTCTGATGCCTGAACAAAGTATACCTTCTTCTTATGCGGGAGCGGATTGCTCTTCTTGGAGCGAAAATACTTCTTCAGGAATTACCCGGTAATATTCATCTTCCGGAGTAATCCATTGTAATGACAGGAGATTTTGTTTCTCTGCCATGAGGTATTCTATAGTAATCGCATGATTTCCAGCCTCAAGATCAACTACGATTTCGTTGTCGTCACTTCTTTCATTGATGATTTTATTTCCGTTGAGGAAAATCCTTCCTTTTCCCGACTTCATCAGTTTGAAGAAATACTTTCCCTTTTTACTGGTATGGATAAAGCCTGTGGCACGAATCAGGAAATTTCCCTGCAAGGGTAGAAAATCATCATTTCTGGTAAAGTGTATCCCTTTGGCCACGCCTTCATGCATTGGGGACAATTTTGCATAATCTTCCGGAAAGTCATCCATATATTTTCCGGCTTGTTCAGTAGAATAAGCACTTATTTTCAACCCCTTTTCTGCATTTTCATGATACTGTTTCTCCTGAAAAACTTCAGACATCGCTATTCCGGGAGTATGTAAAAGTGGATTTTTATTCACTATAGAGTCATTCAAAGAAAAGATCCACCGGATGATTTTTTTAGCGTCTTCTTTTTTTAAAAAAGGGTGTTTAGTCATTTGTTCACTCCCCCACATGCCACCGCCTCCTTCTATCACTTTATTGGCCAACCTGCTGACAGTAGTAAAATCCGCATCGTATTTTTGGGAGATCTGTACATAAGAAGGGC harbors:
- a CDS encoding 4Fe-4S dicluster domain-containing protein, with amino-acid sequence MAEPEKNFQPDMEFFVDMQRCIGCRACEAACAECETNGQETMIHVNYVDRAHSAQTTVQVCMHCEDPACANVCPADAIAKDSNGVVHSANTSRCIGCSNCVLACPFGVPKKMEEAELMMKCNLCYDRTSVGKKPMCATVCPSGALYFGTREEMRKMRPNSDPVNTFKFGAQTVNTKVNVMMPKGSTELRVH
- a CDS encoding QcrA and Rieske domain-containing protein — translated: MAYEPKEENPPNWKRDFPIRQDEATHISRREFAKFLCLLSGGLALGNGYVVLSSFAFPDKELEGEHFVCNTSDVPVGGMTMFAIQGTREIPYILIHLSEGEWRAFEQKCTHLSCAVVYRDEVKKIECPCHNGWFSADTGEVLQGPPPRSLPQLSVVVRDEKVYVTAFNDTVS
- a CDS encoding DUF6755 family protein, with the protein product MSDFREAQDQAHPNKTNTLMLGIIMLLIGILSIQIWLLYSALNNALDENEDIAIAAFVGSLILFFTGLWLLKYLPDTRRRVNEEEQTGSKYQ
- a CDS encoding cupin domain-containing protein, which translates into the protein MKREVQNSNQESSDQPNSPLLTYNFPSLIQQMKQEGSWEKSGRSAKTLYKADAMRIVLNTMKAGTEIKTHQANGPISVQVIEGQLKFSTEKESQVLNKGEMLTLQPHIRHSVEAIEETAFLLTIGTSGNLS
- the hmpA gene encoding NO-inducible flavohemoprotein — its product is MLSTSTVQIIKATTPALKAHGPAITDRMYSLLFKHHPELKNVFNMSHQATGMQARSLADAIYQYALHVENPEALTPLVERVAQKHVGLEIRPEQYPVVGKYLLQAIEDVLGDAATDEVIEAWGEAYQFLANVFINREKKIYHDGATQKGGWEGFRNFVISRKVKESSMVTSFYLTPEDGKAIAGFKPGQYITFKLKIPGLDHTVLRNYSLSDAADKDYYRVSIKREPGAIDPEEFPMGVASNYFHDHLQEGSVVPVHIPTGNFFLNTETSLPVVLISGGVGQTPLMSMLNTLVTEGANRPVWYIHGTRNGKEHAFKEHIKSLEKQHGHIHTYICYERPGPKDVLGKDYDAKGLISLDLIQQLLPGKEADFYFCGPKAFMKNLYHSLTAWGVPEKRIHFEFFGPSAEITE
- a CDS encoding RrF2 family transcriptional regulator — its product is MFSKACEYGIRAVIYIWSQSKNGKKTGIKDICKEIDAPEFFTAKVLQMLSRLHLISSTKGPNGGFFMDEDQENIRLIDIVTAIDGDQLFTGCGLGLKVCSESNPCPIHDSFKSIRDQIREMLSQTTVRVLADDLDSGKVFLKRMVIK
- a CDS encoding hemerythrin domain-containing protein — translated: METKPIKRNIDLQPISRDHHHSLLLCWKIRKGLRKQVEVERIKKYADWFFENHIQPHFEIEETYVFPILGDDNERVKKALSEHRRLKRLFEDKDELEKSLSRIEEELEAHIRFEERSLFNEIQEVATEEQLKQVSTHHHDSKFQENTEDEFWK
- a CDS encoding PA14 domain-containing protein, yielding MKLIWMLFFPGSIFLVSLLPACNEKKEFQKETKKKEKSALSFIRNDDCLNCHNIEDKSVGPSYVQISQKYDADFTTVSRLANKVIEGGGGMWGSEQMTKHPFLKKEDAKKIIRWIFSLNDSIVNKNPLLHTPGIAMSEVFQEKQYHENAEKGLKISAYSTEQAGKYMDDFPEDYAKLSPMHEGVAKGIHFTRNDDFLPLQGNFLIRATGFIHTSKKGKYFFKLMKSGKGRIFLNGNKIINERSDDNEIVVDLEAGNHAITIEYLMAEKQNLLSLQWITPEDEYYRVIPEEVFSLQEEQSAPA